In Thermanaeromonas sp. C210, the genomic stretch AGGTTACTCTAAACCTGTATATTGCAGCTTTGGGCCTGGCTACGGCTGCCAATTTGACCGAATATCGTCCCCTCTGTGCACCCCTGGCTGCCCTGACGGTCGTCCTGTCCACCTGGCTTTTTGATAGCCTTACCCGCGTGTTCTTTTTCGTGGAGCAAGTTTTTCCTATTTGGGCTTTAATATGGGAATTCATCATTCCCTTTAGCTTGGGCTTTATGGCGCTGGTCAGGAAGGTTGAGGGGGGAAGACCATGAGGAGATACTTCCGTCCCTTGTTCCCCCTCCTTTCCCTCGCCCTCATAGGCCTGGTGCTGGCCGGGTGCTGGAGCCGGCGGGAAATCGAAGAACTGGCCCTCATAATGGCCGCTGCCCTGGACGCGGAAGAAGAGAACCAGGTTCGCTTGAGCGTCTTTATCATCAACCCCCGCGAAATCGGCGGCGGGCAGCCCATGGGAGCCGGGGGCGGGGGCGGCACCAGGATGCCGGGAGAAATTGTTACTGCCGTGGCCGACAATTTTGCCGAAGCCACTCGCCGTCTGGAGGAACATATTCCTCGCCGTGTTTTTTGGGCCCACAACCGGGTGATCATCCTGGGGGACGGGCTGGCACGCAGGGGCTTACAGAGTTTAGACTGGTTTAGCCGCGACCGCCAGATGCGCCTGGATACGGTGGTCATCATTACCGAGGGCGAAGCACGTCGCGTGTTGGATTTGCCCCCTGGGATCGAGCTCAACCCGGGGAGCATCATCACCGGCATCTTGAACAGCCATGTGATTTTAAGAGTAGAGTTAAAGGATCTATTTGCCATGTGGCAGGCCAAGGGAGATAATCCGGTAGTGCCGCGGGTGGTTCTGCTTTCTCCCGAAGAACACAGCGGGAGCAAGACCCAAGGCGGAGGGGACCGGCAAGGCGGTGCAAGCCAGGGAGGCGAAGGCGGGGGAGAGGGTCGTAAACAGGATCAGGACGGCCCGGCAGCCATACGTTTCGATGGGGCGGGAGTTTTTAAAGATGATAAACTGGTAGGATATCTCAATCATTTGGAGACCCTGGGCACCATGTGGTTGCGGGGGGAAGTGAGGGAGGGCGTCATTACCTTTAATTGCCCTGCTCATCCGGAGGGGCAGGTGGCGGTCCGCTTCTACCGCTCCCAAACCAAGGTCAAACCCCAGGTAGCGGGCAACAAAATTAGCTTTCTGGTCAAAATTACGGCCGAGGGCGACCTTACCGAGCACACGTGCCCCGATTCCCTAAAGGACCCGGCCCAGCTTAAGGTCATGGAAGATGCCCTGCGCCGGGAACTGGAGAGGAGGGTGCAGGCCGCCTTGAATAAAGCCCAGAAGGAACTGAAAGTGGACATGTTCGGATTCGGTGAAGTCCTCCACCGCGAGCAACCTAAATTATGGCGGCAAGTGCAGGACAATTGG encodes the following:
- a CDS encoding Ger(x)C family spore germination protein, with amino-acid sequence MRRYFRPLFPLLSLALIGLVLAGCWSRREIEELALIMAAALDAEEENQVRLSVFIINPREIGGGQPMGAGGGGGTRMPGEIVTAVADNFAEATRRLEEHIPRRVFWAHNRVIILGDGLARRGLQSLDWFSRDRQMRLDTVVIITEGEARRVLDLPPGIELNPGSIITGILNSHVILRVELKDLFAMWQAKGDNPVVPRVVLLSPEEHSGSKTQGGGDRQGGASQGGEGGGEGRKQDQDGPAAIRFDGAGVFKDDKLVGYLNHLETLGTMWLRGEVREGVITFNCPAHPEGQVAVRFYRSQTKVKPQVAGNKISFLVKITAEGDLTEHTCPDSLKDPAQLKVMEDALRRELERRVQAALNKAQKELKVDMFGFGEVLHREQPKLWRQVQDNWNEIFAGVEVRVESQMEVRRVGMTYASVEAIRGNTSGKETSPGGR